The following proteins are encoded in a genomic region of Natrinema sp. HArc-T2:
- a CDS encoding CHRD domain-containing protein, producing the protein MTDNDARSQPRIAPGVHRRKLLALGAATALGTGLGTTATAQSASTAEDDSSASNGLFLSALTGDQQPEPVETTATGGAVVSLSEDGSELEYALLVNAIEDANQAHIHLGAEGESGPAVVWLYPGPDASQPELQEGRSDGILATGTITDEHLIGDLEGESLGALVDEIRNGNAYVNVHTETHPDGEIRGQLVRAEDVAATLQNAGSNGNDVVEPTDVPSDANCAVCNMVPAEYPEWNAQLVHDDSTRAYFCTPGCLTTYYVVPEQFGAPDASITGAWVHDFETRDLIDAFQASFALETDPDRVADPMRLNPLPFVDESDATAYVKQYDDLDDGDVVSIDKFDQDTAELYRGQLLERNEPS; encoded by the coding sequence ATGACTGACAATGACGCACGGTCACAGCCGCGAATCGCGCCCGGTGTTCACAGACGCAAACTTCTGGCCCTTGGCGCAGCCACGGCACTCGGAACCGGACTTGGGACGACCGCGACTGCACAATCGGCTTCGACCGCTGAAGACGACTCGAGTGCGTCGAACGGACTGTTTCTGAGTGCGCTGACCGGCGACCAGCAGCCCGAGCCGGTCGAGACGACCGCGACTGGCGGTGCGGTGGTCAGCCTGAGCGAGGACGGGAGCGAACTCGAGTACGCGTTGCTGGTCAACGCCATCGAAGACGCCAATCAAGCACACATTCACCTCGGAGCAGAAGGCGAATCGGGTCCCGCCGTCGTGTGGCTCTATCCCGGTCCTGACGCCAGCCAACCCGAACTGCAGGAGGGGCGGTCCGATGGTATCCTTGCGACTGGGACGATCACCGACGAGCACCTCATCGGTGACCTCGAAGGGGAGAGCCTCGGGGCACTCGTCGATGAAATTCGAAACGGAAACGCATACGTGAACGTCCACACCGAGACTCACCCTGATGGCGAGATCAGGGGCCAACTCGTCCGGGCTGAGGACGTCGCCGCCACACTGCAGAACGCGGGATCGAACGGAAACGATGTGGTCGAACCGACCGACGTGCCATCGGATGCGAACTGCGCGGTCTGTAATATGGTTCCTGCGGAGTATCCCGAGTGGAACGCGCAACTCGTCCACGACGATAGCACGCGGGCGTACTTTTGCACGCCCGGGTGTCTGACCACGTATTACGTCGTACCCGAGCAGTTCGGTGCCCCCGACGCATCGATAACAGGGGCGTGGGTGCACGATTTCGAAACCCGTGACCTGATCGACGCGTTCCAGGCGAGCTTTGCGCTTGAGACGGACCCAGACCGCGTTGCGGACCCGATGCGGCTGAATCCGCTGCCGTTCGTAGACGAGTCGGACGCGACGGCGTACGTCAAGCAGTACGACGATCTCGACGACGGTGATGTCGTCTCGATCGACAAGTTTGATCAGGACACCGCCGAGCTATATCGAGGGCAGTTACTCGAGAGAAACGAGCCTTCCTGA
- a CDS encoding SulP family inorganic anion transporter, with the protein MADPLGDRLESALDSMVPITEWLPNYDSPWPRRDVLAGIMVTASVISEGLTSVSPANMPPVTGLYAGLLATAVCVFVGTSRQVVFGPTSALAILLAASVESFATGGTASYAGLVVLSNSY; encoded by the coding sequence ATGGCTGATCCGCTCGGCGACCGTCTCGAGTCGGCACTCGACTCGATGGTTCCCATCACCGAGTGGTTACCAAACTATGACTCCCCGTGGCCTCGACGTGACGTACTCGCCGGGATCATGGTCACGGCGTCGGTAATCTCCGAAGGACTGACGTCCGTATCGCCGGCGAACATGCCGCCGGTGACCGGATTGTATGCCGGGCTGCTGGCAACCGCTGTGTGCGTTTTCGTCGGCACATCGCGGCAAGTGGTATTCGGACCCACGTCAGCACTAGCGATCCTGCTGGCGGCAAGTGTCGAGTCGTTCGCGACCGGTGGGACGGCCTCCTACGCTGGACTGGTCGTCTTATCCAATTCATACTAA